From Caloenas nicobarica isolate bCalNic1 chromosome 18, bCalNic1.hap1, whole genome shotgun sequence, a single genomic window includes:
- the RPL38 gene encoding large ribosomal subunit protein eL38, giving the protein MPRKIEEIKDFLLTARRKDAKSVKIKKNKDNVKFKVRCSRYLYTLVITDKEKAEKLKQSLPPGLAVKELK; this is encoded by the exons ATG CCTCGCAAAATTGAGGAGATTAAAGACTTTCTGTTGACAGCCAGGAGGAAGGACGCCAAGT CGGTCAAGATCAAGAAGAACAAGGACAATGTGAAGTTCAAGGTGCGCTGCAGCCGGTATCTGTACACCCTGGTGATCACGGacaaggagaaggctgagaagctGAAGCAGTCGCTGCCCCCAG GTCTGGCCGTGAAGGAGCTGAAATGA